The sequence below is a genomic window from Methylophilus sp. DW102.
CGGTGAGCATCGTGACCAAGCCCAAGGCGGGCTTGAAAGATTTTTTAGAAGATGATGCCAATGACATTATCAATGTGATTAAAGTCGCGGCAAAAGCCAATCTGAAAAGAATCTCGCATGCTGAGCCTGTGGCCAAGGTCGCCCCTAAACTGACGGCGGATGCGGTACTTGCTGCGACGAATCGTGCCATGGCGCAAACCACGGAGGGGATAGTGGCAATTGGGACCTCAACAGGCGGTACGCAAGCACTGGAGGCCGTGTTGACTTCGTTGCCACGTGTTTGTCCTGGCATGGTGATCGTGCAGCATATGCCCGAAAACTTTACTGCAGCATTTGCCAAAAGATTGAATGAACTGTGCGAGATTGAGGTCAAGGAAGCCGCCCATGGCGATCGCGTGATTGCCGGTCGCGCTTTGATTGCGCCTGGTGGTAAGCACATGCTGCTTAAACGCAGTGGTGCCCAATACCATGTTGACGTGATTGATGGCCCGCTCGTCAGTCGCCATCGCCCTTCGGTCAATGTGCTCTTCCGTTCGGTTGCCCAGCAGGCGGGTAAGAATGCTCTGGGCATCATTATGACGGGCATGGGGGATGATGGCGCCCAAGGTCTCAAAGAAATGCGAGAGGTGGGCGCAAAAACGCTTGGTCAAGATGAAAGAAGTTGCGTTGTATACGGAATGCCTAAAGAAGCAAACAAGCTGGGAGCCGTTGAACGGGAGGTTTCTCTGGCAAAAATTCCACAAGAGATCGTAATGTATGGTAGTGGGCGATAAGGTGAAAGCGCTGATTGTAGATTCTTCCAAGTCAACAAGAAAAATATTGTCATCTTTGTTGAAGAAATACGAGATTG
It includes:
- a CDS encoding chemotaxis response regulator protein-glutamate methylesterase, which gives rise to MKKIRVMIVDDSAVVRKVLAEKISKSSEIEVISAAADPIFAMDKMMKDWPDVVILDVEMPRMDGITFLKKIMSQRPTPVIICSTLTEKGAETTIQALAAGAVSIVTKPKAGLKDFLEDDANDIINVIKVAAKANLKRISHAEPVAKVAPKLTADAVLAATNRAMAQTTEGIVAIGTSTGGTQALEAVLTSLPRVCPGMVIVQHMPENFTAAFAKRLNELCEIEVKEAAHGDRVIAGRALIAPGGKHMLLKRSGAQYHVDVIDGPLVSRHRPSVNVLFRSVAQQAGKNALGIIMTGMGDDGAQGLKEMREVGAKTLGQDERSCVVYGMPKEANKLGAVEREVSLAKIPQEIVMYGSGR